The Clupea harengus chromosome 22, Ch_v2.0.2, whole genome shotgun sequence genomic sequence ggggacggggatgatggtggaggtcttgaagcaggctggtacaTGGCATatctccagtgaggtgttaaaaatgtctgtgaacaccggagacagctgatcagcacagtgcttcaggattgatggagagacagagtctggcccggctgctttacgggggttctgtctcttaAAAAGTCTGTTGACGTCTCTctccaggatggagagagtcatcactgtggagggggaggaggggggggggctctgaggtgggcagttgtgaggcgcaggcctctgctgtggtgggggcggtgcagttgatgggctggggctggagggaggtgtcACGGGGGATGGTGTCAGGACTGTTCCATTGTCCATGCTCTCATAATACATGCTCTGTCACAGACTTGGTTCCTCCGTCCTCTCTAGCAATCCTACGTGATGTCCAGCATGCACAGACTGTTCAgtgttaattaaaaaaaaatatctcaatCAGATACATAATTATCCGCACCTGTACCATGCAATCAGATGTTTGCGAGGCGCACCAGTCAAGGGGGCGGTGCCCAGCAGAGTTCTGAAAGTGAGCGGTCCTAATTAAAGAAACGgcaactgcacacaaacacaataaagcaacatcataacaaacatacagtcactcaacaTCCACACAATACCCACATATGACATATAGCACACTCTATACTGATACAACCAAATCCCCCCACTCTATGGAAGACCTTAGACTGGCAAATTATCTGAATGACTTCTACTGTAGATTCGACAGACAATGGACCAGTCCTAACCCTGTCCCCACTACAGCTATCACATCTACTCTTCCCAGCCTGGACAAAGactccaccctctcccacagAATGATCCCAGacagccctctccccccccatcacacctctctccattcagGAGAGGGATGTCAACAAGCTCTTAAAAaaacagaacccccgcaaagcagaTGGatgttgtctctccctccacactaagGTACTGTGCGGACCAGCTGTCTTCAGTGTTCACGGACatctttaacacctcactggctgaatgcgtggtccctgcctgctttacattcatttcatttagtcatttagcagacgcttttgtccaaagcgacgtacaagggagagaatagtcaagctacgagcaatagaacctggtgtaacaataaatactactttacataagaagtataacaaaatgaaataaaaagaaaaaaagaagtgcagaaatgtaactgctgtaattgcaagttacgcactagtcgaagtgccagttaggacgggaagtgctctctgaagagttgggtcttcaaaagcttcttaaaggtagagagggacgcccctgctctggtagtgctgggtagttcattccaccaacgtggaactacaaatgagaatagtctggactgccgtacttgcacagacggcagtgacaaacgacgctcactagaagagcgcagcatcctgggtgtaacatttgcctttacaagagcatttaggtaggtgggagcagaaccatcaagcactctgtaggcaagcataagtgacttgaacttaatgcgagcagctacaggcagccagtggaggtcaatgagtagcggggtgacgtgtgccctcttcggttggttgaacaccagacgcgccgccgcgttctggatcatttgtagtggtttcaccacgcaagccggcaggcccattaggagggcgttgcagtaatcaaggcgggaactcaccaaggtttgcaccagcagctgggtggcatactgggttaggtacggcctgattttgctgatgttgaatagcgcaaagcggcaggacctagagacagaggcaatgtggtccgtgaaagtcagttggtcatcaataatgaccctgaggtttcttgctgttttggatggaacaagagataaggagtcaatattgatgctgatgttgtggtggatggcctgtttggctggaaagaccatcagttccgttttggccaggttcagctgaaggtggtggtttttcatccatgtggatatatcagcaagacagtccgagatccgcgccaagacagtggtgtcctcaggagggaaagacagaaacagttgagtatcatcggcatagcaatgataggaaaaaccatgcgagcggatgatagggcccagcgaagtggtgtaaatggcaaagagaagtggtcccatcaccgagccttggggcatccctgtggtgaggaggtgaggtacagacagctgaccttgccatgacacattgaacaagcacccagtgaggtacgattcaaaccaggagtgcgccttgccagaaatgcccatacttgacagtatggacagaaggatgcggtggttgactgtatcaaacgcagctgataagtcaagcaggacgagagctgaggaaacctccaccatcatccccgttccCAAAAAGCTCCCaaacctgttccactccaggaccagcaagagagcatgcaagatcctcgctgatccttcccatcccggtcaccacctatttCAGAGGCAcccatctggcagaaggttccgggctataaagaccaaaacctcgcgccacctgaacagttttttccccacggcagtggtgctcacaaacaagccccctgcatcacactgactctgggtttgccatTTCCAATTCACTGCATCTTAGCCCTGCACGTgcccaaattatttattattatttaatattctaccttgtaaaacatttgtcttttattcttgtttttgctattttgttgttatgttatgtgtttttcccacctggaaaagggtaacacatatgtgaggatgctgttcgtagactacagctcagcattcaacactaatgtgcctgccaagctcgtcccTAAGCTCAGGAGCCTCGGGTCTTAAAACCTCCCTTTGCAAATGGATCTTGGACTTtctgacgagcagaccccaggtggtgagaataggcaacctcacctcctcttcactgaccctgagtacccgggcccctcagggctgcgtacccagtcccctcctgtactccctgtacaccctggcaacacacagttccaacatcatGTTTGCggacgacactaccatcctgggtctcatctctaacaatGATGAGACCGCTTATAGTGGTTTTAGTGAACGTTTGATAGGACAAAGATACCCAGCATTCTATGCAAGTTAACAGTGGGGCATTACGGATGCCCCGAGGGAACAAACTTAATTGAATATCAATACACAACATATCTCATCAGTTTAAGTTTCTCAAATCGTTTAGAAGACAGCCTGTTTCTCCTTGGGGTGTTAGTACGAGATTGGCCAGGCTGAAAAGCCTTTTAACAGGTGCACTTGACGGTGTGGCAGTGTTGTATCTCATTAAAGGAGTCAATCGGAACGCTCGTACTATCGTTGCCATATGAACTTTATAGGGCTGGGCAACGAttaaaaacaacagaacactcttcgtcggtccctgaccaagacagacggttcatctcacctggtccccgggcgcttaaaaaaaaaaaagctggtcctggaggaaggacagtccgggatgggataaatgcagaagctaaattcacaaacgacctcaggcctgcgtgtgcgtgtgtgtgtgtgtgtcctgtgccgcctccatgtattcacgtgtgttgcagtgtgcagtgtgtcgcttgtgcgattaaagtctgacaattattattatatatgtctatgtataactatcgagattctaagtaacatggagaccaaactttgtttggtactccacgtagatcataaacccttgaatatacaaacgactctattaaatcggttgagaaatgtaaacactaTAGTGATTTTTATCCAGCTCcaccgcagctccaccgttcacttgcgtttgtttacagtccagcctttaccttcccaagatggcggcgagttggcacgtcgcagcaatcatagacatatatatatatgtctatggcagctgtcgctaccggatggtagtcacGCATGCGCACTTGGAAGTTTGCGAAAGACagtatactttaagaagtttggtcattgtatacagctgtaagttcttaacgtttgtataataaagaagttaaagatatactggatatcctcttttgttctccctgtcaagttatattggctagcacatcaatgctttatttgttttacctactgctatattttctcacttcttcataatacaaactatttgccttttacccttactccgtctccacacttttaataattaaatattacattaaatatacccacattatgtgttaagacaaccccatatgttgacgttgagccttctgccgtaaaccgtttgtgtctgagcatgcgcgatgtgcgggactaccatccggtagaggactaccatccggtagcgacagcagcaatgcccttctccatgtttgtttatccgctcattattttcttttctggttccgcagcagtcagcagcagacttttacaaaataaaagcctgtgagcaacagacttttacaataataaaataaataataaaacctgcgttaacgcgcgataaaataattgtcggcattaattaattgatgcgtTAACGCAATAATAACGTTACGTGCCCAGCCCTAAAACTTTAATATTGAATTTCAAAAAGAAGATCGAATTAACATTCCCCCAAATATCAACATGGGCCCATCGTTGACGGACATAGACCGTTTTAGTTTtaaaattcaaatgtatttgtgtggatATTGCCCAAGGGCAGGGGTTGGAAGAGGCAGGCTGACCATTTCATGACGTGGATAACTCCCAAACGCTTGACTCTACGGGAGTTCCTCAAAGTCAAGGATGTTTCCTTGATAAGACAGATTCTTCTGAGTCTTTGGGTCCTTCTGAGGCTAGGCAAGACTCCTTCCAAGTTTTCGGAGAACAAACAATGGAACAGTCAAGcaagtgtgcaggtgtgcgttGTTGAAAAGGTCCTGCCTTCAAATTCCACACTACTTAAAAAAAAGGCTCCGCTTAGGATTTTGGGTGCTTTAAGAATGCAGAGGATACTCCAACTGCATACTTGAAAATTCTCTGAATGAAGGACTCAGTCGTTGGTAGAATTAGAAGGATCCTAGACATCGGAACACTCCTTCGGTGGGATTTGATGACGTAGCATCCTTGATACACATCAAGGATCCGTGAAGGGTCATTACCACAtccacacggaacctggattgcctgaaaaacatttttgttctcatcttttttttatcGCGTCCACACGGAGCTGTGTCAAGAAAAATCTGCGTCCACACGGAAACGCTGGAGCGGAGCGGGGTGGTTGAAAacgctgtaaagacgtcatggagcatgcgcataaagtggCAGAAGAtagaagtcgagatccaactagcaatcttcggattgctgaacgacttctttaccaccttaaatcactgttaccacagtactcaaacaggactagttagaattGCGCACTTCACTATAACCCttgtttgtgttaagttactgTTTTAAAACTACcatctataataaaaatctttcgGGTCAgatgctgacacttttaaaaaacagttttgaacaatggtccgACGCAAATAATTCTGATTGGTCACAGTAACTGTCTCACACAAATGTATAGGAGGAGTAGGTTACCTTTAAGAGGGccttcacagcacacacacacaccgagatgcTTCATGAACCACCTCCATTGCTGGACGGGAATCCAGCAAtaaacttcagatctacacatccAGCCTTCTGACTTTCGTTTAAGAGTTAAAGACTCACAGTTGTTTTTTcagcaataaaaacaataactGAAGTGAATATTGTACTGCATTTCagtaaaaaacaacaacaacatacagACACCCATAGATACCATCTGTGTAGACCTTCTTGTGCACTTTATTAGAAAATTATTTCTAGAAAAATCTGCAGAAACAGAGGCATAAACAAACTGGAGTTTACATCTActaaacacacagtcattctGAAGTGGTTTGCAATAAAAACTGATCCTCTTCTGTCATATGGCTTAAAGGTTAAAATGACAACTAATTGATAAAACACTGGCATTTTCAGGATACAGAACCAGTGTATGACTCCAcaacatgatttaaaaaaaaaaacaagcaaacatgaAATTACCTCCACTGTTTTTGTTATAGTGACTCACACtgcaatatacagtatgttccaAGTAATCTTCTTGGTACAATGTTTGTGTAAAGATTGCAGCCTCTCACTCTAGGGCAGACCAATCACCTCGGTCATTGTCAGTTATGTGAATCAAATTTGTAATGTTGAACTCTGTCCTTTCTTGGTTATTTTGCTCCTCAGTCCTTTGTCTTTGCCGACTAATTTGCTTCTGCAGCTGAAGCTTACTGGTGAAGAAAACTGTTTTCCATCCTAGCTCATTGGCCAATACATCCACCCCATCTGGTACCGTGTTGTAGTGAGCCTTCAAAGTGTGTTCCCAAAATTCATCTGAGTCACACAgctaaacaaaaacataaaagaaCAACAGTCAGACTGGGAAAAAGGAAGACACTCAATGTGGCAATAAagacagactgaaagaaaagaaaaaaaaagaaaagaaaaaatgtccATTTACAAACTAGGGTTGCCACAACTTATCAACTTAATCGACTATAAAAAATTGTTGCAAACTAACTTGAAAATCGATTAGTTGGGCATCATATTACATGCAATAAGTAGCTCATTAGACATAtaaacaaagtatttttttctagGTATAGGCTGTAGCTAGAGTAGCCTATGTCACCTGAATGAAAATCTTGTGATAATGAACCAACGAGATTATGCCCACAACGTAAATTTAGGATTTTTTTCTGCACTGGTGTGGTTGTGTACACATTCATGGCTTTGGACCGGTTTATGTTCTCATGCTTTTCATGTTCTCTATGTTCTCAAGTGAAGTGATGTGAATGTGCATTATtcgcagtggcggttctacacggaggcctggggtggcccgtgcccccgtagaCATGTCCCTGGTCACCCCTGTGGCCACCTCGTGCtgaccaaatacaaaaaaaaaagaatttattatgattttacacccgagcgccaaaagcgGAACTAATGCGATGCAACGTTCTACATGGGTAAATTAAAGCGGCGCACTCaaacactgtagtctgccaggtgtggtcatagacatatacactTGTCTATGGGTGTGGTGCTCGTCGGTGAATGAGAGCTCAGCAACTactattcatggataccatgtgacgtcactgtgtctaagcgccgccatatttgtgtccaacacggacacagtagtccagctgtgcgtcggtcacaacccacagaaagttaaaaattcccgggatatgttgtgctgttggatgcaACAACTGTCGCCAAAGAAACCAAGATATACAATTTTGTTctattccaaaagatttagggaatgactgacctgttaagtgaaatgcagcacgttgatacaatcgtgaataattacggtcttattaaagctaaactctcctgagcaagctagattgctaatagctagcgagctgttttgccctttactaaaggctttagctacaactcgttagcccatattggcactcttaaccagcactaaaataacacggttgataatcgctgttttaattaattacatgatctgtgatcacatacatattttttgtctccagatgacatatcttggtgtcgttcacccatcctgcaactgcgtATTGATAGGCattactcttgaaatctccggtgaatggggatggattatgtacaagataaatgtaaatgtcgggaaaagaaagttggggcagaccctttgcagactttaagggacaaaataaagttgaagttaataaatatggatcgcagccaataatcaatgccttttccaaataccgctgtccatctgtctcatttagatgtgctatcagctacagctcgctagcttgctcaggagagtttaggtttgataagacacagtaattattcacgattgtatcaatgcCAAAAACCaatcctaaaggagacatcacataaaaaaaagcacatgcttagattGTAGTATGAATAGCAGTGGCAATTTTAgccgaaatttctggtggggcaattttgtatgacgataTGTTCGTTGTCATGACTGTGTTCGCTAGTTaaccaaccactagaattagaaaatactacatttaaaaagtctaaatttgaagaaactataaacagaaaacaatactattataatattattactatatattattatatatgactacctagctactattggttacaaaaatcttGTATGTGAccctctggttaaacactggcccctccttggcccccctagtaGTCTAGAACCGCACTGATTATACGACATCTGGAAACACTgcatattttttgttattttgaccaattgtcatttttctgcaaatagATGCTCTAAATGAcgatatttttatttgaaattaggtagaaatgttgtcagtactttatagaaaaaaactaaaatgtaaaTTTTACTCAAACAATTACTAATAAATAGGAAACCCAGATAAACATAAATCTTTATGCACTGtatccctgtttttatgttcattttattttattttatgcactctatcctagtttttatgttttatgtttatttgatgtctatttttatgtggatccTGTGCaggtaatttctttgtgcaggtaatttctttgctgtaaagcactttgagctgcattgttttgcatgaaaggtgctatactaataaagtttattattattaattattattagtgttaCCTTTCTGAGACTGCGAGAAGTTCGTCCAAGTCGTGCAATGTCCTCTAAATCGAGGTACGTCATAATCCGAAGCAGGAGTCGCCTGGGAAGACGTTCCAGGTAATCGAACTGTCCCTTACTTAGCGCGAGAGTATGTTGCAAGATGCGAGGACCGAATACCACTCTCACCTGACCTGGAAACAAAAGTCACAACCGTTTTCATAAGCATGTCCCGTCCCATCAAATCCTAATGAACGAATGTGGCAGAACAAGGTTTAGATTGCTAACAAAGGGTTTAACGTTACTCTGTAACAGGCTGTCCTCCAGATAATCTGGGTGTGATTCCCTCAATTCTCCAGGTTTTGTGCTTTCGCTTCTCAAAGAAAtcttccaccatctccaaaTCACCTGTAAAGCATGGGTGGTCAACATTAAGTAAGGTGACCatatttctgagacaaaatccggggacattttcagtttagacacgtaaacacctccaaaacagtgTAATGTTTTTATCCTTGTAAACGAAAAACGGGGACTGTTCCCAgaaaccggggacgtctggtcaccctaacgtTAAGTGGCAATTGTCATTCATTGTCCTAAAATGAAAGCTCACCAGTTAAGTCGCTTTAGTGCGAATTTGTAACTTTAGTTTAAAGTGAACGTCGCTATCTAACGTTAGATATTAGCGTtaacctagctagctatcgataatcAAGTAACTGTTGACACTAATCCATACTGACGCAAAATGGAAATACTATGTATATGTTGGCGGTCACAAAAACTCACATCTGATTTTGTTATTTGAAGATGGAAGTAATCTTTCATTGGAGCTGGCCCTTGCCCGCTGATTTCAAACAAAGTTTCCCCTAAAAGACTCGCCATTTGTAAAGACGCTTAAAGGAAGTTACTATAGCAACGCTGGAGGTTCACGTTCCACAATAAAACTACAACCTGCACATTCGATTTACGACCGACGTTGGTTTGACGGTGGTTCAACGTTGTAATTACACTTCCGACACTGCAAACCAATACCAACGTCGGGCCAACGTCTGCTTGCTATCCTGGTGACTGTCACAGGGGCTAAGAAACACATTTATGACAAGTGAAGGTTTCCAAAATGGATGTCGCATTGGAAGTAAGAAATACTCAGATCATGTAGTTGTTAAAAATCttttaatatatttatacatatatttatatatgtacacactgaCTTAACGTCCAGAATAGTGCGCTTCGTACAGTCAAAATTGCTTTCAGGGTTAAACATTACAGAGAACATTTGTGAGGTCTGCCTTAATTGTCCAGATACAGACATCAGCAGTTTATAAAAGACCATCAGCTTCTTCTTGGTTTGTTCAGAGCATTTGTCTGTCCATCATTTTACTAGTCTAACGGCTTTATGACAATGACAAGCTGAGAATAGATTTTGATAGTTTCTGACCTTTTTCAGGCAGTAAGTAAGTGGTTGATATGAAAGGCTTTTGCTATGTGGGTTTTATTCTTACAAAATGAAATGAGGTTCCCAATTTAGAACCATTATATTCTACCACTTTTAAAGCACTTCTCTTAACCTTATCACTGCTCTGAGCACAATTAAATCTGTACAAAGTGTGTGCTTAAGGAGGATTGCAAACAATTGATATGCAGTAGGAGCTTACTTGCTAAGTATATAAAGCAACTTGAATTGAAGCTGCATAACAAATACGTATATCTTCATGATATGGCAGTGAGTTCAAAGGGTGTCccctccacaaaaaaaaaagaaagagagagaaagggatactTTCCTCTGGACTTGCATGACAGGGTTTTGTTCCTTTTTCTTAATAAGACACAGGGCTGTGAATCTAAAAACCTGCCTTTATAGATTTAGCTTCTTGGTGTTTCGATTATGTGGTGGCacggactgtgtgtgtgtgtgtgtgcttggatgtCACGTCAGTGCTTTTGCAGCAGGATCTTCACAGAAAGGGGTTGGTGGAAGAACCTCCTGTGGGGTATGATCCTGCCGGGGCACCTCCCTGTAGGAGCAAACCAAAAACCAAGTCTTTATTCTCAACCTTAAATTCAGCCAGTCCTTCGTAAGACTATTGCAATCACATGGTCTTCCTCTGATCATAAAGCTCACCATGAATGGATTGTTGGACATGACAGGGGCTGCAATCCCCTGTCCAAAAGAGGTCATGGGAGGTTTGGCCTGTC encodes the following:
- the fbxo36b gene encoding F-box only protein 36b, whose protein sequence is MASLLGETLFEISGQGPAPMKDYFHLQITKSDVIWRWWKISLRSESTKPGELRESHPDYLEDSLLQSQVRVVFGPRILQHTLALSKGQFDYLERLPRRLLLRIMTYLDLEDIARLGRTSRSLRKLCDSDEFWEHTLKAHYNTVPDGVDVLANELGWKTVFFTSKLQLQKQISRQRQRTEEQNNQERTEFNITNLIHITDNDRGDWSALE